The Primulina eburnea isolate SZY01 unplaced genomic scaffold, ASM2296580v1 ctg739_ERROPOS11973397, whole genome shotgun sequence sequence ctttttttcaatttttctcTGCTCATGGATAAGCTGATGTTTTGCTAACAAATGTAACCATTCGGTCTTGTCCAGGGATTTCCTGCATACAAAATGGATTCTTGAACACCAGAAATCATGGGTTGGTTGAACATGATGCGTAAAAAAATTTGACAAATGCCAGGGTACTGAGAATCAACAACACAGTACATATAAATGAAATCATGACGTGGAGGAGTTTATTCACCAACTAATTCCAAAAATCCCAGGTTGGAAATATATTGTCCACTGAAGGAAAATCCATTATGCATATTGAACATGAAACAATAAAATATTGGTCAAGATTTTGATCACCCAAAGCACAAAAGATTAAATCggaaaatttaatttagttcaCATCTGTCTTCGGAGGGCCCTTCCATTTGAAATTGTCAGCATATGTTTTCACCTGCAAGCAGATAATTCAATGATAAAAGCAGAGATAAGTCGAGGTTGCTACTTAAGTTCAAGCCACAAGCTATAACCAGAACAAAAGATCTGAAACAAGTATCTCAAACCTTCAATAATGGTGTCTGGTGCTTCTTAATCTGCAAGTCAAAAGTTGCAGAGAAAGAAAGGCTCGATTTTTcaatcaaaagcaagtaaaACAAAGCTTTAAAAATATAGATGAATAAGACTAATAAAAAGAGAAGGTAGAACCATCAATGCAAAATCAACCTACACTGCCTCATCATGACCTGCTTGCCTTCGTGTTCCAACTGTTACTAGTGCGAGACATCCTTTCCTCCAAATTCCGTTTATTTTTTGACAAAGGAAAAACATGTGGAACAGTATTGAACACATATAAATGCTAATAAAATGTCAATATCACCAACCTGAATCCAACAAGGCATCCACACTAACAGCACTCAGCCCAAGTCAAACATAAAACAGATAATCAAGGAGTTctatatttaatcatattaaattCATGTAGTTTCAGCCAAAGCAAGTGATAAACAGTCATTCAGAATATTACCAATCCCTTTGTCAGAGGAATCTTATCTTAGATTTTTCCACACTCAAACCAATACATTCCAACAAATCCACAAAGTAGCAATATGTTGAAGAAATGACTATTCCTTAAGATCAATAGTGTAGGAGAGTAAAAGAACTACAAATTCAGCAAAAATTTGTATAGCAGGTATACTGAGAAACCAGTTATACCGTGTATTCCCAACCATGCCTCTCGGCAAAGGATATTGCAGCTTCTTGACTCTCAAAACTTAATGCAGAATCACCAACATGTGAGTATGGGTCCCCTGTGGATGTCCAACCCATCAATGGATTTTCCCATCTGAATGCCACAAATAACACAATCTTACTGAGTGATTGTAAAATATATGACGAAAAGTTGACCAGTGAGTGAAACATGTGATTcaacaactaaaatcgaacttACGGACAAAGAGAGAGAACAGTGGATAGCTTTTACTCAACCAGCTTTTTGCTAACGAGAGAGTAATAGAAAAATAAGGCGGGTATTGGGGGTAGGTATCATAAAAGAAACATTTTTTTCTTTCCCCCATATTTGAATCAAAAGAACTTCCTGACCGATATACGTGACAAAATGAGCACTGAACTTTTGGtcaatcaaatattttctcatacaAGATCTACTTTCTCAGCACTGAATTAGTCCCAAACTCGGACACAAGGCATTAAGCCATTAACTATGTCATACaagttatttataattaatctcAGAACATCTAACTTATAATAGCTTCAGTTTGTTTAAATGGAACCAGTCCCAGTCCCTGTGAAAGAAAAATGGTATCCACTACATGCATTTTCTTCAGCCAAAACAAGTCATAGAAAGAAGAATGGGCTACGATTAAAACAACTCATCAAATCTAAATTAGAGGGCAAAGACATATTTAGACAGGGAAACAGAACATTAATAGAAAAAAACTGCATACTTCTGTGTGGACAAAAAATTAATCTTTCACCTCCCAAGTTTTCCAGAACCTTGTTGTGTAGCAGTTCGAGCAGGTGAGAAAATCAGAACCTGTCAAAACGTTAATTGAACTAAAGTAGCATTTGTTATGTAACGGAAACAAAGCTTGTCCATCACACCTAAATTCAAAACGGAACGACTAGATAAGCACAGAAAAATCAGTTCTACGGGACATATATTCGTATTACTCTTGATATGGTTGTTACATACACAAATACAAGAGCAAAATGAAACAAacaataaaatgatacaaatTCCGAAAAATTTCAAGTTGATTATGCCGAAACCCTACCTCGCTAGTTCATCAATTAATCTAACAAATTAATTCACCATCCaatttggaaaaagttaaaCTTCATGCCAGAAAAAAacgaacaaaaataaaaatgaacgGAAAGATGATGATTGTACCCTTCGGCGGAGGTGCTCTTGAGGAATACCAGAGACGATACCAATCTCTCCAGGTGCGATTTCAACCAGCGAATCATCCGTGGAGAAAGCCCTCGaaaatggagaaatcttcagcCGATATGAATTCACGGAAAGGGAATGCCGCAGCCGTTGCAGTGAGCTCGCCATTTGCTTCCGATTTTCCCGATCAGTGCAGAAAATAGGGATTAATTCTCTGTTCTGACTTCTGTATCAGAGCATTTTGGGGCGAAAATGAAAATAGTATAAAATTTGGGAACGAGAACTTAGGGGCCCGGGTCCAAACTCCGGCTCCgtgttttgttttttaaatatatattttttagtgCTTTTCATAATAGCTtatatgaaaataataataataacaatagcaataatgtttaatttaaaaaaaaataataatggtATCAATATTAGGGAATTTTCAACTTAGCCAAAATATCGACAAAATTGATTTTGTTCAATTTATTAAAATCTCAACaaacattaatataaaaaaatataaaagcaAAATCAAGTAACCGCGGTTTCAAACCCCGGCCTCTCTCTATTTGGTAAATTTGTTATTTTCTCGTATTTACTTAGTTAATAAACCCTTAACAaacaaatattgatattaattaattaattaattcgttaaaTTCGTGATGTGATAATGGTCAACAAAATTtgagaatcggctctgattcttCGCGAACTAGTCAGtcacccacacacacacacacacactagaCTGTGGAGCAGTCAGCTCTCTCGTGTCGGCCCTCAACCATTTTGTATAGTTTGGAAGAATGAGGTCCTAATTGAATGTGCCAGTGGTTtgtcttgattttttttttcttttcaacatTTGATCTTCGGTTTTGTTCAGGTATGGTTTTCAAAATTCTCTGCCACCTTAAAATCACGTGTTAGTTTTATCTCATTTTTTCGATGGGTTTTTGATTTAGTTTGACGGAAGTAATAAAACTTTTCGATGATTATACGAGATTCTTTTCGGTCCTTTTCTGTGTCGTGTGTTTCTTACCTCAATTTTGCACGGAATACTAAATTTTAGGTCGTGGGATTTGTGTAGGGATGAAGAAAACTCCCTATTTACGAGAAATGCTCAAAGCAAAATTTTTTACGCTAATTTGGAAgatgagaaaaataaaattttggccTATGACTTATGCGCGTAAACTCAACGAGTGGAGCTTTGAATCTTTTGGCTTTAATCTTCAACGTACATTTAGAAATTGAGTTGTCTTTTAGTTTGTTGAGAATAAGTTGTCTGTTTTACTGTTAATATTTTAGCGGCTTGGTTTAGACCTTGCAATTAGTCAGTTTTTTTGGTTTTAATTATCTACATTATGATATGCATTGTTTTACTCAATCCTTTTGTTCTGGTAAAGTATTTGAATGGAATAATTATGCAATAAGATTATTATCTTTCTCATTCTGAGTCGATTTATGTTACCCGGTGCTTTTAATGCTATCTTTTGAAGTTTCAATGGTGTACTTGTTTTGTAAAGATTGTTATAGAAGCCTAGAAGATGATTATTTTCGTCATTTAGATCCAAGATATTTGTTTCCCGAAATTCAGGAACTGATCTTGCTAATCTGCCCACCTTTAGAAACGTGTGCTGTTTGATGACGACGCTTGTGTAAATACTACCAGTCTACATTATGGTGCGAAAAACATGAGGATAGagataatttaatttgaaaGGCAGTTCTTTCTTATGTTTATGGTATGTATATATTTCTTATGCATATAGTTCGCATGGCTTAATTTAGTCCTTTTAATGTTTTTCTTGTTGTAGCAATAGGGAGCAAAACTCCTGAGATCACTTGTCTTGACTACTGGTAATGGGTGCTCCAAAACAGAGGTGGACATCAGAAGAAGAAGCTGCTCTTAAAGCTGGCATTACAAAATATGGAGTAGGAAAATGGAGTACCATACTTAAAGATCAAGATTTCAGCGCAGCCCTAAGGTTGCGTTCGAATGTGGACCTTAAGGTAAGAAATGTCGAGGTTTCTCATTTACTTTTAAGTATTATTGATTATCTTAGGGGGGATTTCTTTATCATGATTaggcaaaaaaaattaatttgttgCATGAGAAATAATGTAATGTACGAATCTTTTTGGGGGAGCTGAAGTATTTAATCTCAATGAACAGGATAAATGGAGAAACTTAAATTGCATGGCAAATGGTATGGGCTCAAGGCATAGGGTTAGGATTTCACATAAAAGTAGTCAGGCTACCAACAAGCATGGTGGAGATGCTGTGGTTCATGAAATGATCATGGAGAAGGATTCAGAAGAAGTTGATGTAACACCAGTTACAGAATCTATTGAAACTTCATATGATGCTGGCTCGGAAAGTCAGGATTCAAGGTTGAAAGAAATAATATTCCGGGGTCACTGTTAATTAATGTAGCTTTAATTTCTAAATGCGGTTGTTACTGCTCTATTTTTCCTTGGAAATCGGGAACTAGTAGTCGATTAATCATGGAGAGTATAAATGTGTGAATGCATAACCCATCAAGGGCCTAGAGATGCACATGCATACATATTTCTGGTTCCATGAATGCTCTATGTCAGTTCTATATAAACAAAGTACTAATAATAATCAAGAGCCAATTAACCAGGATTGCACACAGTAAAACAGCACTGTAAGGCTCCACATGCTACTGTTTTCTTTAATATATTGGAGTGTGACAGGTTTGAATTCATTGAATTTTGAACCTTCGATTTTTTAAAAACTCAAATGTCTAAAATCAGAAGGGGATGCCCATTCGAGTTTTAGTTATGACATCTATTGTCTTCTGTTAATCAACCAGTTAATGGATAATTTAAGCAGCTCTCTGTTAATTAACCAGTTAATGGATAATTTAAGTCTAGCTGCTTATTATGTATTCACATTGCTCATGAAATCTATTATGACAATCTAAAATTTTTTGTCTTGGCTACATTTTGAAACGGTATGTTATGTCTATATGCTGCTTGATGACATGTGTTTGGTACTGCACCCTTGAATGAAGGCTGAATGATCTTATATTGGAGGCTGTAACAAAGTTAAAGGAACCTCGAGGATCTAGTCAGCATGCTATCGCTCGATGCATAGAGGTAATAGATTTAATAGTGATAATATAACAGAAATACTATCATAGTGATATGGTAATTGATGACAATGAAACAACTGGCGATTCTTGTCGTGTTCCTTAGAATTTTGGGAGTAAAGTTTTTTATTCTAATTACCGTAATAATACACAGTTACCTAACACTTGATTTGAGGATGCAGACGTCAATGAAATTAATGGGGTTATCTTCTCTTGCTTTCCTTGTGGGGTTATCTGATATCGTTACGATTCTCAGTTTCTCACTTTATTTGTTTGGATGCTGTAGTTAAATCATGCTACACCTCCGGACTTGGAAAGGACTTTGGCCACAAATTTGAAGCTTTTGACCAAAAAAGGACATTTAATTAAGGTGTATAGCTGCAACGGCCTTCGTTTTATCATTGGAACTTTTTATTTTTGGGTGGAAATggctttctttaaaaaaaattggtgtaGGAAGTTAGCTAAAGGTGTAAAATATGAAATTCCTTTGCATGGATCAGGTCGTATATTGTATACTTGATAGTGCAATTATGaggcataataaattttatatcacAGCTTTCACCTGTGAGGCTGTGATTTAAAGTTCACTTGGTTTCATGTTAGTTCTTTTtcagaattttatttttcctcTTAAACCCCCCACCGAGTTGGCAAAATTGGAAGGGCGATCGAAAAATCAATGTACTGGGCTATCAtaaatttgttatgattttgttTATGCTACATGAATTAGAAACCGGCATAAAAAGGATGGGTTATAGCTGCTGACAGGCTTAGGTAGTTTTTATTACAATTGTAATATACAGTGGTTCTATTGACAGGTGAAGAATCAGTATAGGATTACACCAAAATCAACATCTTCTGAAGTGGGGAAAGACACACCTTCGACGCTACCTAATGGAACAATGAATACTCTTTCAGAAGCAGAGAAAATTGGTGCGATTACCAAAGCCCAGATTGATGCTGAGTTAGAGAAGATGAAGAGCATGACTGCTGAAGAAGCTGCTGTGGCCGCTGCACGAGCAGTTGCAGAGGCCGAAGCTGCAATTGCCGAAGCTGAGGTGGCAGCAAGGGAAGCTGAGGAGGCCGAGGCTGAAGCTGAGGCAGCACGTTGTTTTGCTGATGCGGCGATGAAGACTCTGAACTGTAAAACGATTCAAGTCTGGTAAAATCGTTTCCTGAACTTTGAATAACTGCAAAAGTACCGTAAATGGCATCACAAACTCGAACTTGAACCCCTTAAATTATTCCCTTTACTTGTATGACGTACAAATGATTTTTGATTCTTAAAGATGATCTAACCCATATATCACCTTTTTCGGTTTCTAGTCCTGGTTGTAGATATGTCTGAACCATAAATTTTCAATGTAACACTTTAAATTTTCCTTAAAATTTGCGAGGCATCTGCTGCAACCACCTGATGCAGAATTATATATGATTCTTGGTGTCTAGTCACTAGCAAATTTTGTCTATCTTGAACTCACCTGATCCcttttttttatgaatatgCAGAATCTCTCGGTTCCGCCTCCAATTGGAGCGATTCGTTTTAGGTTAAGGAATTTCATGGCTCTTATGATATTTTGCAAGCATATATCTACTTATAATATACGCGAGAATCGTCACAAGCATATGTGAAATACTTCGTAGATAGAAGGTGCTAAACATTGCATCTCATCTGTGTGGTCTATGCACATTATTGTGATATATGTGAAGGAAATAATGtttaagtttgattttttttatttatttttttatttttttgctttctttaatttatcttttaaatttattagTTTTCCTCGATCGAAAAACCAATGAAGAAATCGAAAAATGAACGTAATTAAAATCTGAGAATTCTTTCTTATTGCTGTGATGTAATAATGTACAGTTTGGCTAAAGATtattgttgatttttttttttataatttgacAACGTAAATAAAATGCTGACTTTTAGTTATAATAGATATATATCCTTGTATTGTAATTTTAACGAATGAAAACATGGTTTTGTCCTGCTGTTTTTTCTCTGTTCAAATTTGTCGAATAGGATAATCTGATTGAGATGAAGAACTGTCGCACATTTCGGTGAGGACGTTTTGATGATGGGATTTTTTCAAAAACAAATTTTACATTCTGACACTGTCGCGATTTACAAAGTAAAAGAACCAAGCATTGTATATTGCCCAAATAACCTAGGAAAACTCGAACTCAAGTCTGTTTCAATagttttattcttgattataccaTCCCTTTCAGCTAAATACACATTCTCCGTATCTCCCACATTTCTCTCCAAACATGCACATGATCTGTTTCAAGAACTTTGCTATGAGCTCATTGCCGGAACACATGGACGTGACGGAGCAGGAAATTCGGAATCTTGGGGGGTATGATCGAGAAGTTGAAGTTGACAAAGGTGGAGGGAATTGGTAACAAGAGTTGAAGAAACATGGTTCTTGTTTCTCTATACTTTTTAGTGGGTTTTCAAACACGtggatatttattatattaaagaCGGATTATGTGGCCATATTAATGATATCGTGTTAatcatttattaaattaataacaGACACTACATCTGtttcaaatatataaatttgaaaaataattagaaaaacacagtttattattatttttttttttataaaacctATATAATTTCAACGAAGAGTCGAGAGTATATAAAATAGAGAGTATGtctattgtgagacggtttcacgaatctttatctagctatgagacggatcaaccatatcgatattcacaataaaaagtaatactcttagcataaaaaataatatttttttatggatgacccaaataaaatattcatctcacaaaatacgacttgtgagacaagtttttgtctaaatcGAACACTAAAATGAGTTTACAACTGGAGCATTTTTTTTATGAGTGTGTCTTATGTAAGACCGTGTCACGaatcttaatttgtgagacgggtcaaccctatggatattcacaataaaaagtaacactcttagcataaaaagtaatactttttcatggattactcaaataagagacccgtctcacaaatacgacccgtgagaccgtctcacacaagtttttgctttttttatataatataatatatttagcTGAAAAATAGTAAAATTTCTGACGTGATTTGATTGTTTATGTTGATGTTTGTTTGTTAATAGGATTTGTttgttagtttttttttttggaaaaaaaaaagaagaagccaTTTTTGTTTTAATCTCCCAACTCTTTCAACCTAAAAGTCCCCTCATTAATACCTTAAAAAACAAAGCGAAGCACAATATAACGTATGGTACATCTGAAaacttttaaattatataatatataacaaTATTTTAATCTCAGACCTTTGATCGAACGAATTTACCTTGAAATAACGGTTTAAAAcacttttatattatataaaataatatttaaattctaAAGCTTGTatgtataaataataaaaagataGATTTATCAAggtttaacaaattaaataagcTCACCTACtacgaaaataatatttttaataaagttcaaaatcaaaataatcctatatatatatatattcaaaaaaaattaattaaaaaataaaatctaaaaaaatgtaaaaaaaattgaaccgGTCCGACATATTTTTAACCGGATCACCGGTTCAATATTGGCATACCAATTTTTCCCAGTTTGAGCGATCAAATGTTTTGGGATTTACCTGTTTCTATGAGGACTTTGGATAAAatggtttatttattttttttttttattacaactcACGCAGGGGAGGGGGATCGAACCCGGGGTGGGAGGCCAGCTAATCCGGCGGGtgagaccattgggctagaagCCCGGTCTCGGATAAAATGGTTTTATAGAGCTGAAAATGTGATTTTATTCTATTCAACATATGGGAAGAGTCAAATAGAATGACTCTTGAATTAGCTTGAAATTTCATCGAATATAGAATGGATCTTCTGATTTAatgttttatgttttgtttttttttaaaagaaaaacaaaatacaGATGTGCAACTTGGACCGGCTAATATTGAACCACAACAATGACATCAAAGGCTATGCCCGTATTCCTTTCTTATTTCCTTCTAAACTCCTCTTCTTTTTCACGATGACCCCGAACAACTTTACACACTTCTCATTTTCGTCGTCATCACAATTAGAATATCCACTTCCGCATCCGCTACCCTCCGCCACCGTCGGCGGCTCGCAGTCGCAGAGATTCAAAATACGGTTGATCTGATCCGGTTCAACCTGCATGCTCTGAGTTAATAAAGAAATCAAATCATTGCACTGTCTCTTGGTTTGTACTAATTCCAAGTTCAGCATCTCATTATCTTTCCTCAGATTTTCGTTCTCCTCGAGTAAATCAGTGATCCGAGCTGACGCCCGAGTATCTAGGGAACCGGTGGAGCTCGAGGCAAATTCATCAGCGGAGCATGCAGGTGAAGCCACATTACCGGGCTTCCTGCCTTCCGGAGTTTGTGGCGCCGCCATTTTCCGACGATGGATTTCGGTGAGGAGCTCTTGTTGTCCTTGTTTGAAGTTTTCGTTGGCGAATTCCCATTTGTTCTGAGCAATCTTTCGAAAACCCTAGAAATAGCCAGTTAGTGTGAGTTTGATCATATTATATGTGTATTtttcaaatacttgatttagattttagtatattattttttatatattaaaatgataaatgaataaATTTAAGATTGGTATATTTATCCAACGAGTAGTAGTTGattgagaaaaaaaattatgagagATGATTAAATTACTTATTACTTCGCAGAATGAAATCTTCATagcaaataaaaatgaaatgagGAAAATTTAAAACTAGAAAGAAGTTTTGGTGTTACACCATATCAAAATAAAGGTTATTCTAATGAAGTATTATATATAGAATAAGTATAAACATACTAAATAACATTcatgttaaaaaaattagaaattaatTATCTCGTTAGTTAGATTAGagatatatttaataattttaaacattaaatatatagtaccataagttttttttattattattattattatttggtgTTTGGTCTAATACTTCTTTAGTTCTATGTGTAGACTTTTGGAATATTTGACAGAGTACAATTGACAATTGTGGTCTTTTAgaaacaagaattcagaaaaAATGAAgacaaaattatattaaataaattcaaaaaaaataaaaaaaaaattaatgtgataattatataatataatttgtgTTAAGCATGTAATTTGTCGTAAACCATAGCACACAAACTTCTCGATCGACCCTGAGATCATCGTTGGGTTTGACTTTTGATGAGGGATAAGGTATTTCTTCTCAgtaatattgttttcagcattTATATCCACATTCTTTCTGTAATTCTCATCAATTTTCCATTATTCCCAAATCAACACAGTAAACATTAACGACAAGATCCACTAAAACAATCATATATCGAACCCTCGAATTTAATTAGTTGACAAACGTGTAGTTTTGACCTTATATATATAGGGATTATTGCTGGGATGAAACATAACAAATTTTGTAATTATTGTTTCATAAAGTTTAAGCTTGATCTTttatgaaaattcaaaattttgatgCAACTAATAAGTATAAATTTCGTCGATCGTTTCAAATCtcgaatttttttatatagacCATAAGAAATAGTCATGAAAGAAGAACAAATTAAAGTAGACTTACATAGGTATTAAGCTGACGGATAAAGCTGGAGAAATTGTTGTGCTTGAAGTAATTAGGCAACAAAACCTTTGCGAATTCCGCTGTCTTCCACACCACAAATCTTGTTCCATCCTCGTTCCATGAAACCACATCGTTACTACTTGGATCGTCCACCATATTGTAAGTTTTGGTTATAAACGGCGTCGGAACACGCCTCTCTGCCATATTTTAACTCTTCCCAGGCCAGAAAGATGTAGAACTGATGAATTCTATGATATGAAAAAATCAGAATCTAACTATCAAAAGGGAAGTTGAGGGATTACCAACCAAGATATATAGAAACTTAAGATATATCAAATCATCCTCAGCAGTTAAATTTGTGATTCGAGAGGGTTTTGAAGAACTAGCTAGCAACGTCCACaatgatattttgttttcaTCGACTTCTTCTTCAATTTCTTTGACAATGGTGAGAGGTTTATGTTATTTTTTCATAGGCGTGATTAAATAAAAGCgtagaagaatacaaaaataataatGCGGCAGTCAAACGAAATCGAGAAAGTGATATTGtgtttcttgaaatatttagaGAAAAACAGCCCACTTTAGTTTACTTTTCAAACTTCTACCAATTTAGCAGGCGCCCATTCATTCATTGGCATGGATTTTTTTGGTCCATTGATATAGAAATTAATTACATAGATACAAAGTTCGTTCCAGAATATTTTAATTGGTGTACGTAGAATAAGGTGATGGTAACAGAGAAGAGTTGAAATTGGGAAAAAAAGGTTTGAACAAGCTTGTCAATCATACCATCTACTAAGAAATACAAGGGTCGTCACGACGAGGTATCCGAGTTACTAAGATAGTCTGTCGTATAAGATTTGTATAAAATAGTTTACTTGATTAATgtgattttatatattattgtgTTGACCGAGAGTTTATCCCATCTGAATCGAAAGATTACAGTTGCCGGTtccattattattaaattaaaaagaaaaagaaatctaAGTGTTGATAAAATTGAACACTTCTTATCACTGTTCAAAACTTATTCAGTGCAGTTGACATAAGTAACGTAGTTTACATGATATTGTATTAGCCCGATGGTCAATTtagtttaaattaaaaaaagcaaaaacttgtatgcgatctcacggatcgtattttgtgagacatg is a genomic window containing:
- the LOC140821897 gene encoding heat shock factor protein HSF24-like, with the translated sequence MAERRVPTPFITKTYNMVDDPSSNDVVSWNEDGTRFVVWKTAEFAKVLLPNYFKHNNFSSFIRQLNTYGFRKIAQNKWEFANENFKQGQQELLTEIHRRKMAAPQTPEGRKPGNVASPACSADEFASSSTGSLDTRASARITDLLEENENLRKDNEMLNLELVQTKRQCNDLISLLTQSMQVEPDQINRILNLCDCEPPTVAEGSGCGSGYSNCDDDENEKCVKLFGVIVKKKRSLEGNKKGIRA
- the LOC140821808 gene encoding single myb histone 1-like isoform X2, with protein sequence MGAPKQRWTSEEEAALKAGITKYGVGKWSTILKDQDFSAALRLRSNVDLKDKWRNLNCMANGMGSRHRVRISHKSSQATNKHGGDAVVHEMIMEKDSEEVDVTPVTESIETSYDAGSESQDSRLNDLILEAVTKLKEPRGSSQHAIARCIEVKNQYRITPKSTSSEVGKDTPSTLPNGTMNTLSEAEKIGAITKAQIDAELEKMKSMTAEEAAVAAARAVAEAEAAIAEAEVAAREAEEAEAEAEAARCFADAAMKTLNCKTIQV
- the LOC140821808 gene encoding single myb histone 1-like isoform X1 → MGAPKQRWTSEEEAALKAGITKYGVGKWSTILKDQDFSAALRLRSNVDLKDKWRNLNCMANGMGSRHRVRISHKSSQATNKHGGDAVVHEMIMEKDSEEVDVTPVTESIETSYDAGSESQDSRLNDLILEAVTKLKEPRGSSQHAIARCIELNHATPPDLERTLATNLKLLTKKGHLIKVKNQYRITPKSTSSEVGKDTPSTLPNGTMNTLSEAEKIGAITKAQIDAELEKMKSMTAEEAAVAAARAVAEAEAAIAEAEVAAREAEEAEAEAEAARCFADAAMKTLNCKTIQV